Proteins encoded by one window of Cyclobacteriaceae bacterium:
- a CDS encoding NADP-dependent malic enzyme, with the protein MSLKIRKQDALNYHTQGQPGKIEVVPTKVLSSQLDLALAYSPGVAEPCKEIAANKEDVYKYTSKGNLVAVISNGTAVLGLGNIGPEASKPVMEGKGVLFKKFAGIDVFDIEIAEEDPDKFIEIVKSLEPTFGGINLEDIKAPECFKIETALREKMNIPLMHDDQHGTAIISGAALLNALELVGKKIGDIKVVVNGAGAAAVSCTRLYLHLGVKKENIVMCDSKGVIRKDRKGLDDIKKEFATDRDLTTLSEALKGADFFIGLSVADILTPEDILSMAKDPIVFALANPNPEIAYDLAKKTRPDLVMATGRSDHPNQVNNVLGFPYIFRGALDVRAKEIDEPMKLAAVRALAELAKEPVPEMVVKAYGSDKITFGREYLIPKPLDPRLITTISPAVAKAAMESGMATRPIEDWSAYHQELLNRIGIDQKLMTRIIDRAKQNPKRVVFAEAHHIKILKAAQQLIDQHIAQPILLGDKDEIERLIQEHKLELDCPIIYPRREHQRVNEYAEILYKKRQRKGLTYRDCQQLMRDRNYYAAMMVEVGDADAVVSGLTKDYPKTILPSLQIIGMAEGVERVAGMYIIMNKKGIYFFADTTVNLNPNANELVDIISLTARGVRFFDMEPRIAVLSYSNFGSSRGEVPEKTREAVRLAKLKHPDLIIDGEIQANVALNTEIQKETYPFSALADGGANTLIFPNLASGNIAYKLLMEIGGAEAIGPILLGMKKPVHVLQLGSSVREIVNMAAIAVVDAQLHEQNDHL; encoded by the coding sequence ATGTCATTGAAGATTCGCAAACAAGATGCCCTGAATTATCACACCCAGGGACAACCCGGTAAAATTGAAGTTGTACCCACCAAAGTACTCAGCTCACAACTTGACCTGGCGCTGGCGTACTCACCCGGTGTAGCCGAACCCTGCAAGGAAATTGCCGCCAACAAAGAAGATGTGTACAAGTACACTTCGAAAGGAAACCTGGTGGCCGTAATCTCAAACGGAACAGCCGTACTCGGTTTAGGCAACATCGGCCCGGAGGCATCCAAACCCGTGATGGAAGGAAAGGGCGTACTCTTTAAAAAGTTTGCGGGCATTGATGTGTTCGATATTGAAATTGCAGAAGAAGACCCGGATAAATTTATTGAGATCGTAAAATCCCTGGAGCCTACGTTTGGTGGAATAAACCTGGAAGACATAAAGGCACCGGAGTGTTTCAAAATTGAAACAGCCTTGCGCGAAAAGATGAACATTCCGCTGATGCACGATGATCAGCATGGAACCGCCATCATTTCAGGTGCTGCATTGCTGAACGCCTTGGAGTTGGTCGGAAAAAAAATTGGAGATATAAAGGTAGTGGTGAACGGTGCGGGTGCTGCAGCCGTAAGTTGCACGCGACTTTACCTGCACCTGGGCGTGAAGAAAGAAAACATTGTGATGTGCGACAGCAAAGGTGTTATTCGCAAAGACCGGAAAGGACTGGATGACATTAAAAAAGAATTTGCTACCGATCGTGATCTTACTACGCTAAGTGAAGCGTTGAAAGGTGCCGACTTCTTTATCGGGTTATCGGTAGCTGATATTTTAACACCAGAGGATATTTTATCGATGGCCAAAGATCCGATTGTGTTCGCGTTGGCTAACCCCAATCCGGAAATTGCTTACGACCTGGCAAAGAAAACGCGGCCCGACCTAGTGATGGCCACTGGTCGTTCTGATCATCCCAACCAGGTGAATAACGTGTTGGGCTTTCCATACATTTTCCGTGGCGCACTTGACGTTCGCGCAAAAGAAATTGATGAACCCATGAAGCTGGCGGCTGTGCGGGCTTTGGCTGAACTGGCAAAAGAACCCGTACCGGAAATGGTGGTGAAGGCTTACGGCTCCGATAAGATTACGTTTGGAAGAGAATACCTGATTCCGAAACCGCTTGATCCGCGTTTGATCACCACGATCTCTCCTGCTGTGGCCAAAGCTGCTATGGAATCGGGCATGGCTACGCGGCCCATTGAGGACTGGTCGGCTTACCACCAGGAATTGTTGAACCGCATTGGCATCGATCAAAAACTAATGACGCGTATCATCGATCGCGCCAAGCAAAACCCGAAACGAGTGGTGTTTGCCGAAGCGCATCATATCAAAATTCTGAAGGCTGCTCAACAACTCATCGATCAACACATTGCACAACCCATTTTGCTGGGCGATAAAGATGAAATTGAACGTTTGATTCAGGAACACAAACTTGAGCTGGATTGCCCGATCATCTATCCACGCAGGGAACACCAGCGTGTAAATGAATACGCAGAAATCTTGTACAAAAAACGCCAACGTAAAGGACTTACCTACCGCGATTGCCAGCAATTGATGCGCGACCGGAATTACTATGCCGCCATGATGGTGGAAGTGGGTGATGCGGATGCTGTGGTTTCGGGATTGACAAAAGATTATCCGAAAACCATTTTACCCTCGCTGCAAATCATCGGAATGGCCGAAGGTGTTGAACGGGTGGCCGGTATGTACATCATTATGAATAAGAAAGGCATTTACTTTTTTGCCGATACAACCGTTAACCTGAATCCGAATGCTAATGAGTTGGTGGATATTATTTCGCTGACCGCACGTGGCGTTCGCTTCTTCGATATGGAGCCACGAATTGCTGTGCTCTCCTACTCCAACTTTGGTTCATCGCGTGGAGAAGTTCCGGAGAAAACCCGTGAAGCCGTTCGATTAGCAAAACTGAAACATCCTGATCTGATTATTGATGGAGAAATTCAAGCCAACGTAGCCTTGAATACCGAGATACAAAAAGAAACCTATCCGTTTAGCGCATTGGCAGATGGCGGTGCAAATACGCTCATCTTCCCTAACCTGGCATCTGGAAATATTGCCTACAAGTTGCTGATGGAAATAGGCGGAGCGGAAGCCATCGGACCGATTTTGTTGGGTATGAAAAAACCGGTGCATGTGCTTCAATTGGGAAGCTCCGTTCGTGAAATTGTGAACATGGCTGCCATTGCCGTGGTGGATGCACAGTTGCATGAGCAGAATGACCACTTGTAG
- a CDS encoding DUF4837 family protein — protein MRNLLLILIIIILVVACNTSEKTRVENLPSMSGKSGDMILIMDSVQWNGEVGEQLRDMFRAEVPGLPREEPLFNLIYVHPRKGYTLLTQIRNLVFVFTLDQQTAGSKILKESFSEETLERIRTDSSFFLVTTKNEYSRGQEVMYLFSDTQENLLKKIKSNSRAIVNFFNEVEKKRLFENLNKVTTTKELTDALRKENGVEIKIPFGFKLADKQKDFIWLRLMDARVDKNIFISWKPYESEYQLLPDSLIAFRNDIARKYLFDDPINPESYVVTETSIPFKPLKATQVNFNGKFAMELRWLWKTNNNTMGGPFISYGLVDEEQQRLYYIEGFCYSPGKDQRETIRELEAILWTFKSGVTSPAK, from the coding sequence ATGAGGAATCTGCTTTTAATCCTTATCATCATTATACTGGTTGTTGCATGCAATACATCGGAGAAAACCCGTGTGGAGAATCTTCCTTCCATGTCGGGTAAGTCGGGTGACATGATTTTAATTATGGACTCCGTGCAATGGAACGGTGAAGTGGGCGAACAACTGCGCGATATGTTTCGTGCAGAAGTACCGGGGCTTCCGCGCGAAGAGCCGCTATTCAACCTGATTTATGTTCACCCACGAAAGGGCTATACCTTGCTAACGCAAATTCGTAACCTCGTTTTTGTTTTTACGCTGGATCAGCAAACCGCAGGTTCAAAAATTTTAAAAGAAAGTTTCTCTGAAGAAACCCTGGAGCGCATCCGTACCGATTCTTCCTTTTTCCTGGTAACTACCAAAAATGAATACTCACGCGGGCAGGAAGTGATGTACCTGTTCAGTGATACACAGGAAAACCTGTTAAAAAAAATTAAGAGCAACAGTCGGGCGATTGTAAACTTCTTTAACGAAGTTGAAAAGAAGCGCTTGTTTGAAAACCTGAATAAAGTCACCACCACAAAAGAATTGACGGATGCCTTGCGCAAGGAAAATGGAGTTGAAATAAAAATTCCATTTGGCTTTAAACTTGCTGATAAGCAAAAAGACTTTATCTGGTTGCGGTTAATGGATGCCCGCGTGGATAAAAATATCTTCATCAGTTGGAAACCGTATGAAAGCGAATACCAGCTTCTGCCCGATAGCTTAATCGCCTTTCGAAATGACATCGCCCGCAAATACCTGTTTGATGATCCGATTAATCCGGAAAGTTATGTCGTAACCGAAACGTCTATTCCGTTTAAACCATTAAAAGCAACACAGGTAAATTTCAACGGAAAGTTTGCCATGGAACTGCGGTGGTTGTGGAAGACGAATAACAATACCATGGGTGGGCCCTTCATCAGCTACGGATTAGTTGACGAAGAACAACAACGCCTGTACTACATTGAAGGCTTTTGCTACAGTCCGGGTAAAGATCAACGCGAAACCATTCGCGAATTGGAAGCCATTTTGTGGACGTTTAAATCGGGTGTAACCTCCCCCGCAAAATAA